A stretch of the Uranotaenia lowii strain MFRU-FL chromosome 3, ASM2978415v1, whole genome shotgun sequence genome encodes the following:
- the LOC129757351 gene encoding FAS-associated factor 1 isoform X2, with translation MSENREEILANFQSITAIEDVAEAIYHLDECNWDLLSAIHRVLPQDPQDQRPSVAAGSNGGGGGGGSSGGGGGIGSGGSSSAASISGGGAGGSGSAFASYVNNLNNLEAMANVEELMTAPSSPIRSTSIGGGGGSSGASSQSRNLDADFSFDEAFGLFEPGASTSRSSSNNDFRSALNYLDAKPHDVVFKIHFNNELFVISISNHATVSELKAKICEKTGVPVCRQALKGWQPGKQEVQNSSTVLKSLNIGKEVNLLLTDMTVEGFVGDSDPLSSQRQNFTLHINVQSGEGNMLMLSFPGSQTILSVKTDVYTITDIPVRHQVWSGWPTNVTNSTTLAESGIEQQHNLVLKRADDTKITNNNTAGSSSSSRNIFSNSASMPIIIDSESSGEEFEDASDFNNDDDIFTETPINSHLKHMIPDNVDDETIGSIQFVENFVERYGPQHPMFFQGSLEDALKEACRPSARDRKLLAIYLHHDGSVLTNVFCSQLLACESIIQMLLDNYVLYGWDLTFESNKNMFLSSISACVGMTASITVRNIPSDRLPAILVISKNRSQCEVFQVIYGNVSVDDLLSQLMEAADMYTEQLRIELREENERLAREQVKLEQDAAYRESLEADRAKQEAKRQKELMMQTERRRLESERADAEAKRELIRANARITVPPEPEQLTGDNITKIRIRPPNGAAMIERRFTTETPLRILLNFITGEGFLVDEFKVISSWPRRDLTALDHEETLKTLKLYPQETLILEER, from the exons AGTATTACTGCTATTGAAGACGTTGCTGAGGCTATTTACCACTTAGATGAATGTAATTGGGATTTATTG TCTGCCATTCACCGGGTTCTGCCGCAGGACCCCCAGGACCAGCGACCCTCCGTAGCAGCTGGTAGCAATGGTGGTGGAGGAGGTGGTGGCAGTAGTGGAGGTGGAGGAGGAATAGGCAGTGGCGGGAGCTCCTCAGCTGCGTCCATCAGCGGAGGTGGTGCTGGTGGCTCGGGCTCTGCCTTCGCTAGCTATGTGAACAATCTAAACAACCTGGAAGCGATGGCCAATGTAGAGGAGCTCATGACAGCACCTTCATCGCCCATTCGCAGCACATCTATCGGTGGTGGAGGAGGAAGCAGTGGAGCTTCCAGTCAGAGTCGTAATCTGGATGCGG ACTTTTCTTTCGATGAAGCTTTTGGACTGTTTGAACCAG GTGCATCAACATCTCGCTCCAGCAGCAACAACGATTTCCGCAGCGCGTTGAATTATTTGGACGCGAAACCGCATGACGttgtgttcaaaattcatttcaacaACGAGCTGTTTGTGATCAGCATATCGAATCACGCCACCGTGAGTGAGCTGAAGGCCAAAATCTGCGAGAAAACGGGCGTCCCCGTTTGTCGTCAGGCTCTCAAGGGATGGCAACCCGGCAAGCAG GAAGTCCAAAATTCATCGACGGTGCTCAAATCTTTAAACATTGGGAAAGAAGTTAACCTTTTACTGACCGATATGACAGTAGAAGGATTCGTTGGAGATTC AGACCCATTATCCTCGCAACGGCAGAACTTTACTCTGCATATAAACGTTCAATCAGGGGAAGGTAACATGTTGATGCTCAGCTTTCCCGGCTCGCAAACCATTCTGTCGGTCAAGACCGATGTGTACACGATCACGGACATTCCGGTGCGCCATCAGGTATGGTCCGGATGGCCGACGAACGTCACCAACAGCACCACGCTGGCCGAATCGGGCATAGAGCAGCAGCACAATCTGGTACTGAAGCGGGCGGACGATACGAAGATTACCAACAACAACACGGCCGGCTCGAGCAGTAGCAGTAGGAATATCTTCAGCAATAG cgcCAGCATGCCAATCATCATTGATTCGGAGAGCAGTGGGGAAGAGTTTGAAGATGCATCGGACTTCAACAACGATGACGACATTTTCACGGAAACACCCATCAACAGTCACCTTAAACATATGA TTCCTGATAACGTAGATGACGAAACCATCGGTAGCATACAGTTTGTGGAAAACTTTGTGGAACGGTATGGCCCGCAGCATCCGATGTTTTTCCAGGGAAGTTTGGAGGACGCACTCAAGGAAGCCTGCCGACCATCGGCCAGAGAT cGCAAACTGTTAGCAATTTATCTTCATCATGATGGGAGCGTACTGACGAATGTTTTCTGCAGCCAGCTGTTAGCATGCGAGAGCATAATTCAGATGCTTCTGGATAACTATGTACTTTACGGATGGGATTTAACCTTTGAAAGCAATAAGAATAT GTTTCTGTCATCCATTTCGGCTTGCGTTGGAATGACCGCCTCCATAACGGTTAGAAACATTCCATCGGATCGTTTGCCAGCCATTCTTGTGATATCGAAAAACCGCAGCCAATGCGAAGTTTTTCAAGTAATATATG GTAACGTTAGTGTGGACGACTTGCTTTCGCAGCTGATGGAAGCGGCCGACATGTACACCGAGCAGCTAAGGATTGAACTGCGGGAGGAGAACGAACGGTTAGCTCGGGAACAGGTCAAGCTGGAACAGGATGCGGCCTATCGCGAAAGTTTGGAAGCGGACCGTGCCAAGCAGGAGGCCAAACGGCAAAAAGAGCTTATGATGCAAACGGAACGGCGCCGACTGGAATCGGAACGGGCCGATGCCGAAGCCAAGCGGGAACTAATTCGAGCCAATGCACGGATTACCGTTCCTCCGGAACCAGAACAGTTGACGGGGGATAACATAACCAAAATTAGGATTAGACCACCGAACGGTGCGGCGATGATCGAGAGGCGGTTCACAACGGAGACACCTCTGCGCATCCTATTGAACTTTATTACCGGAGAGGGTTTTCTAGTTGACGAGTTCAAGGTGATAAGTAGCTGGCCTAGACGAGAT CTCACGGCACTTGACCACGAGGAAACTCTCAAAACCCTCAAGCTGTACCCGCAGGAAACGCTCATCCTAGAAGAACGATGA
- the LOC129757351 gene encoding FAS-associated factor 1 isoform X1, protein MSENREEILANFQSITAIEDVAEAIYHLDECNWDLLSAIHRVLPQDPQDQRPSVAAGSNGGGGGGGSSGGGGGIGSGGSSSAASISGGGAGGSGSAFASYVNNLNNLEAMANVEELMTAPSSPIRSTSIGGGGGSSGASSQSRNLDADFSFDEAFGLFEPGASTSRSSSNNDFRSALNYLDAKPHDVVFKIHFNNELFVISISNHATVSELKAKICEKTGVPVCRQALKGWQPGKQKEVQNSSTVLKSLNIGKEVNLLLTDMTVEGFVGDSDPLSSQRQNFTLHINVQSGEGNMLMLSFPGSQTILSVKTDVYTITDIPVRHQVWSGWPTNVTNSTTLAESGIEQQHNLVLKRADDTKITNNNTAGSSSSSRNIFSNSASMPIIIDSESSGEEFEDASDFNNDDDIFTETPINSHLKHMIPDNVDDETIGSIQFVENFVERYGPQHPMFFQGSLEDALKEACRPSARDRKLLAIYLHHDGSVLTNVFCSQLLACESIIQMLLDNYVLYGWDLTFESNKNMFLSSISACVGMTASITVRNIPSDRLPAILVISKNRSQCEVFQVIYGNVSVDDLLSQLMEAADMYTEQLRIELREENERLAREQVKLEQDAAYRESLEADRAKQEAKRQKELMMQTERRRLESERADAEAKRELIRANARITVPPEPEQLTGDNITKIRIRPPNGAAMIERRFTTETPLRILLNFITGEGFLVDEFKVISSWPRRDLTALDHEETLKTLKLYPQETLILEER, encoded by the exons AGTATTACTGCTATTGAAGACGTTGCTGAGGCTATTTACCACTTAGATGAATGTAATTGGGATTTATTG TCTGCCATTCACCGGGTTCTGCCGCAGGACCCCCAGGACCAGCGACCCTCCGTAGCAGCTGGTAGCAATGGTGGTGGAGGAGGTGGTGGCAGTAGTGGAGGTGGAGGAGGAATAGGCAGTGGCGGGAGCTCCTCAGCTGCGTCCATCAGCGGAGGTGGTGCTGGTGGCTCGGGCTCTGCCTTCGCTAGCTATGTGAACAATCTAAACAACCTGGAAGCGATGGCCAATGTAGAGGAGCTCATGACAGCACCTTCATCGCCCATTCGCAGCACATCTATCGGTGGTGGAGGAGGAAGCAGTGGAGCTTCCAGTCAGAGTCGTAATCTGGATGCGG ACTTTTCTTTCGATGAAGCTTTTGGACTGTTTGAACCAG GTGCATCAACATCTCGCTCCAGCAGCAACAACGATTTCCGCAGCGCGTTGAATTATTTGGACGCGAAACCGCATGACGttgtgttcaaaattcatttcaacaACGAGCTGTTTGTGATCAGCATATCGAATCACGCCACCGTGAGTGAGCTGAAGGCCAAAATCTGCGAGAAAACGGGCGTCCCCGTTTGTCGTCAGGCTCTCAAGGGATGGCAACCCGGCAAGCAG AAGGAAGTCCAAAATTCATCGACGGTGCTCAAATCTTTAAACATTGGGAAAGAAGTTAACCTTTTACTGACCGATATGACAGTAGAAGGATTCGTTGGAGATTC AGACCCATTATCCTCGCAACGGCAGAACTTTACTCTGCATATAAACGTTCAATCAGGGGAAGGTAACATGTTGATGCTCAGCTTTCCCGGCTCGCAAACCATTCTGTCGGTCAAGACCGATGTGTACACGATCACGGACATTCCGGTGCGCCATCAGGTATGGTCCGGATGGCCGACGAACGTCACCAACAGCACCACGCTGGCCGAATCGGGCATAGAGCAGCAGCACAATCTGGTACTGAAGCGGGCGGACGATACGAAGATTACCAACAACAACACGGCCGGCTCGAGCAGTAGCAGTAGGAATATCTTCAGCAATAG cgcCAGCATGCCAATCATCATTGATTCGGAGAGCAGTGGGGAAGAGTTTGAAGATGCATCGGACTTCAACAACGATGACGACATTTTCACGGAAACACCCATCAACAGTCACCTTAAACATATGA TTCCTGATAACGTAGATGACGAAACCATCGGTAGCATACAGTTTGTGGAAAACTTTGTGGAACGGTATGGCCCGCAGCATCCGATGTTTTTCCAGGGAAGTTTGGAGGACGCACTCAAGGAAGCCTGCCGACCATCGGCCAGAGAT cGCAAACTGTTAGCAATTTATCTTCATCATGATGGGAGCGTACTGACGAATGTTTTCTGCAGCCAGCTGTTAGCATGCGAGAGCATAATTCAGATGCTTCTGGATAACTATGTACTTTACGGATGGGATTTAACCTTTGAAAGCAATAAGAATAT GTTTCTGTCATCCATTTCGGCTTGCGTTGGAATGACCGCCTCCATAACGGTTAGAAACATTCCATCGGATCGTTTGCCAGCCATTCTTGTGATATCGAAAAACCGCAGCCAATGCGAAGTTTTTCAAGTAATATATG GTAACGTTAGTGTGGACGACTTGCTTTCGCAGCTGATGGAAGCGGCCGACATGTACACCGAGCAGCTAAGGATTGAACTGCGGGAGGAGAACGAACGGTTAGCTCGGGAACAGGTCAAGCTGGAACAGGATGCGGCCTATCGCGAAAGTTTGGAAGCGGACCGTGCCAAGCAGGAGGCCAAACGGCAAAAAGAGCTTATGATGCAAACGGAACGGCGCCGACTGGAATCGGAACGGGCCGATGCCGAAGCCAAGCGGGAACTAATTCGAGCCAATGCACGGATTACCGTTCCTCCGGAACCAGAACAGTTGACGGGGGATAACATAACCAAAATTAGGATTAGACCACCGAACGGTGCGGCGATGATCGAGAGGCGGTTCACAACGGAGACACCTCTGCGCATCCTATTGAACTTTATTACCGGAGAGGGTTTTCTAGTTGACGAGTTCAAGGTGATAAGTAGCTGGCCTAGACGAGAT CTCACGGCACTTGACCACGAGGAAACTCTCAAAACCCTCAAGCTGTACCCGCAGGAAACGCTCATCCTAGAAGAACGATGA
- the LOC129757351 gene encoding FAS-associated factor 1 isoform X3 has product MSENREEILANFQSITAIEDVAEAIYHLDECNWDLLSAIHRVLPQDPQDQRPSVAAGSNGGGGGGGSSGGGGGIGSGGSSSAASISGGGAGGSGSAFASYVNNLNNLEAMANVEELMTAPSSPIRSTSIGGGGGSSGASSQSRNLDAGASTSRSSSNNDFRSALNYLDAKPHDVVFKIHFNNELFVISISNHATVSELKAKICEKTGVPVCRQALKGWQPGKQKEVQNSSTVLKSLNIGKEVNLLLTDMTVEGFVGDSDPLSSQRQNFTLHINVQSGEGNMLMLSFPGSQTILSVKTDVYTITDIPVRHQVWSGWPTNVTNSTTLAESGIEQQHNLVLKRADDTKITNNNTAGSSSSSRNIFSNSASMPIIIDSESSGEEFEDASDFNNDDDIFTETPINSHLKHMIPDNVDDETIGSIQFVENFVERYGPQHPMFFQGSLEDALKEACRPSARDRKLLAIYLHHDGSVLTNVFCSQLLACESIIQMLLDNYVLYGWDLTFESNKNMFLSSISACVGMTASITVRNIPSDRLPAILVISKNRSQCEVFQVIYGNVSVDDLLSQLMEAADMYTEQLRIELREENERLAREQVKLEQDAAYRESLEADRAKQEAKRQKELMMQTERRRLESERADAEAKRELIRANARITVPPEPEQLTGDNITKIRIRPPNGAAMIERRFTTETPLRILLNFITGEGFLVDEFKVISSWPRRDLTALDHEETLKTLKLYPQETLILEER; this is encoded by the exons AGTATTACTGCTATTGAAGACGTTGCTGAGGCTATTTACCACTTAGATGAATGTAATTGGGATTTATTG TCTGCCATTCACCGGGTTCTGCCGCAGGACCCCCAGGACCAGCGACCCTCCGTAGCAGCTGGTAGCAATGGTGGTGGAGGAGGTGGTGGCAGTAGTGGAGGTGGAGGAGGAATAGGCAGTGGCGGGAGCTCCTCAGCTGCGTCCATCAGCGGAGGTGGTGCTGGTGGCTCGGGCTCTGCCTTCGCTAGCTATGTGAACAATCTAAACAACCTGGAAGCGATGGCCAATGTAGAGGAGCTCATGACAGCACCTTCATCGCCCATTCGCAGCACATCTATCGGTGGTGGAGGAGGAAGCAGTGGAGCTTCCAGTCAGAGTCGTAATCTGGATGCGG GTGCATCAACATCTCGCTCCAGCAGCAACAACGATTTCCGCAGCGCGTTGAATTATTTGGACGCGAAACCGCATGACGttgtgttcaaaattcatttcaacaACGAGCTGTTTGTGATCAGCATATCGAATCACGCCACCGTGAGTGAGCTGAAGGCCAAAATCTGCGAGAAAACGGGCGTCCCCGTTTGTCGTCAGGCTCTCAAGGGATGGCAACCCGGCAAGCAG AAGGAAGTCCAAAATTCATCGACGGTGCTCAAATCTTTAAACATTGGGAAAGAAGTTAACCTTTTACTGACCGATATGACAGTAGAAGGATTCGTTGGAGATTC AGACCCATTATCCTCGCAACGGCAGAACTTTACTCTGCATATAAACGTTCAATCAGGGGAAGGTAACATGTTGATGCTCAGCTTTCCCGGCTCGCAAACCATTCTGTCGGTCAAGACCGATGTGTACACGATCACGGACATTCCGGTGCGCCATCAGGTATGGTCCGGATGGCCGACGAACGTCACCAACAGCACCACGCTGGCCGAATCGGGCATAGAGCAGCAGCACAATCTGGTACTGAAGCGGGCGGACGATACGAAGATTACCAACAACAACACGGCCGGCTCGAGCAGTAGCAGTAGGAATATCTTCAGCAATAG cgcCAGCATGCCAATCATCATTGATTCGGAGAGCAGTGGGGAAGAGTTTGAAGATGCATCGGACTTCAACAACGATGACGACATTTTCACGGAAACACCCATCAACAGTCACCTTAAACATATGA TTCCTGATAACGTAGATGACGAAACCATCGGTAGCATACAGTTTGTGGAAAACTTTGTGGAACGGTATGGCCCGCAGCATCCGATGTTTTTCCAGGGAAGTTTGGAGGACGCACTCAAGGAAGCCTGCCGACCATCGGCCAGAGAT cGCAAACTGTTAGCAATTTATCTTCATCATGATGGGAGCGTACTGACGAATGTTTTCTGCAGCCAGCTGTTAGCATGCGAGAGCATAATTCAGATGCTTCTGGATAACTATGTACTTTACGGATGGGATTTAACCTTTGAAAGCAATAAGAATAT GTTTCTGTCATCCATTTCGGCTTGCGTTGGAATGACCGCCTCCATAACGGTTAGAAACATTCCATCGGATCGTTTGCCAGCCATTCTTGTGATATCGAAAAACCGCAGCCAATGCGAAGTTTTTCAAGTAATATATG GTAACGTTAGTGTGGACGACTTGCTTTCGCAGCTGATGGAAGCGGCCGACATGTACACCGAGCAGCTAAGGATTGAACTGCGGGAGGAGAACGAACGGTTAGCTCGGGAACAGGTCAAGCTGGAACAGGATGCGGCCTATCGCGAAAGTTTGGAAGCGGACCGTGCCAAGCAGGAGGCCAAACGGCAAAAAGAGCTTATGATGCAAACGGAACGGCGCCGACTGGAATCGGAACGGGCCGATGCCGAAGCCAAGCGGGAACTAATTCGAGCCAATGCACGGATTACCGTTCCTCCGGAACCAGAACAGTTGACGGGGGATAACATAACCAAAATTAGGATTAGACCACCGAACGGTGCGGCGATGATCGAGAGGCGGTTCACAACGGAGACACCTCTGCGCATCCTATTGAACTTTATTACCGGAGAGGGTTTTCTAGTTGACGAGTTCAAGGTGATAAGTAGCTGGCCTAGACGAGAT CTCACGGCACTTGACCACGAGGAAACTCTCAAAACCCTCAAGCTGTACCCGCAGGAAACGCTCATCCTAGAAGAACGATGA